The proteins below are encoded in one region of bacterium:
- a CDS encoding UvrD-helicase domain-containing protein: MKEKFFIANIIEASAGTGKTRYITEEMLSIYREYRNPEILKRIVAITFSEKAAIEMKERFLKKFYGEIFSDLSEKEKVEIENVLFKLQISTIHSYCQTLLRRFYFLSDIDPYFEIIQEGESGVLFNRAIYKVLNTKSGRKSFAEISKKFKLNHFKNVLFSFLNAHPHIFLGEPEGEITKKITSFYNIISTQHFFLKKEFSYLDFDDLEKLTYKTLRDNQDALVVLEDFDENINFIFIDEFQDTNLLQFEIVKKLIEEWISGYGAKVDRGENFGIIIVGDRKQSIYKFRGAESKLFDDAKEVLSAYMTEKVLTENYRSSKEIIDFVNNVFENESPWNIQKLIVSEKKFNLPSKIEIKLFDNKNEEEKKNEYKWVCQKIIEIVENKIPVIENDIERTIEFKDIAILLRQRKGKYFKYLERYLSDFGIPYVIIGGVGFYQEEEIIMLTSLLFALVDPEDKFSIWNIENSILYMDKREIEKLRQYLGQYNIVEIIENIFKEKNIWEKLNGQQKANCEKFLMILNQQKKLPLFQLTQNLREISERTEEPKADIFSIHQNAVKINTIHGSKGLEFPCVFLINIEDGGSSRKNDEIIYIREKGIYKYSLNIESQENFKDIYKREIKEEEKRLLYVALTRSSQYLFISGQKSKNLWVNMIEKTEEKYKAEEITRKSRKIEKEKIKKEKIEIPIKFTPLTSYTKQIERTEETSDMIFGEVIHKVLSEISNNKILFSENNFTGRCEFYLKKKINDWDKYNKKIKDIFKKICDNDKIKEIITYKNGLSEVPFVYKEKKQIFEGKIDKVIIEKKKCKVYDYKLNIKNPNRYMKQLNIYEKAVKKIFKVGKVEKYLISLEEGEIYNCSERHKYIE; encoded by the coding sequence ATGAAAGAGAAATTTTTTATAGCCAATATAATAGAAGCATCAGCAGGAACAGGAAAGACCAGATACATAACAGAAGAAATGCTTTCTATTTACAGGGAATATAGAAATCCAGAGATTTTAAAAAGAATTGTTGCTATTACTTTTTCAGAAAAAGCAGCAATTGAAATGAAGGAAAGATTTTTAAAGAAATTTTATGGTGAAATTTTTAGCGATTTAAGTGAAAAAGAAAAAGTTGAAATTGAAAATGTTTTATTTAAGTTACAAATATCAACAATTCATTCATATTGTCAAACACTTTTAAGAAGATTTTATTTTTTAAGTGATATTGACCCTTATTTTGAAATAATTCAGGAAGGTGAAAGTGGAGTGCTTTTTAATAGGGCAATTTATAAAGTATTAAATACAAAAAGTGGGAGAAAAAGTTTTGCAGAAATTTCAAAGAAATTTAAATTAAACCATTTCAAAAATGTTCTGTTTTCTTTCTTAAATGCACATCCACATATTTTTCTTGGAGAACCAGAAGGAGAAATTACAAAAAAAATAACTTCTTTTTATAATATTATTTCAACACAACATTTTTTTCTTAAAAAGGAATTTTCATATCTTGATTTTGATGACCTTGAAAAACTTACTTATAAAACATTAAGAGATAATCAAGATGCATTGGTAGTTCTTGAAGATTTTGATGAGAATATAAACTTTATTTTTATTGATGAATTTCAGGATACAAATCTTCTTCAATTTGAAATTGTAAAAAAACTGATTGAAGAATGGATTTCTGGTTATGGAGCAAAAGTTGATAGAGGAGAAAATTTTGGAATTATTATAGTTGGAGATAGAAAGCAGTCAATCTATAAATTTAGAGGAGCAGAAAGTAAATTATTTGACGATGCAAAGGAAGTGCTTTCTGCCTATATGACTGAAAAAGTTTTAACAGAGAATTATAGGAGTAGTAAGGAAATAATTGATTTTGTTAATAATGTGTTTGAAAATGAAAGTCCGTGGAATATTCAGAAACTTATTGTTTCAGAGAAAAAGTTTAATTTACCATCAAAAATAGAAATAAAACTTTTTGATAATAAAAATGAAGAGGAAAAGAAAAATGAGTATAAGTGGGTATGTCAAAAAATTATTGAAATAGTAGAAAATAAAATTCCTGTAATAGAAAATGATATAGAAAGAACAATAGAGTTTAAAGATATTGCTATTCTTTTAAGACAAAGAAAAGGCAAATATTTTAAGTATTTGGAAAGGTATCTTTCTGACTTTGGTATTCCATATGTTATTATTGGTGGTGTTGGTTTTTATCAGGAAGAAGAAATTATTATGCTTACTTCTTTATTATTTGCTTTGGTTGACCCAGAAGATAAATTTTCTATCTGGAACATAGAAAATTCCATTTTATATATGGATAAAAGAGAAATAGAAAAATTGAGGCAATATTTAGGTCAATACAATATTGTTGAAATAATTGAAAATATCTTTAAAGAAAAAAATATATGGGAAAAATTAAATGGACAACAAAAAGCCAATTGTGAGAAATTTTTAATGATTTTAAACCAACAAAAAAAATTGCCTCTTTTTCAATTAACACAGAATTTAAGAGAAATTTCAGAAAGAACTGAGGAACCAAAAGCAGATATTTTCTCAATTCATCAAAACGCTGTAAAGATTAATACTATTCACGGAAGTAAAGGACTTGAATTTCCGTGTGTTTTTTTAATAAATATTGAAGATGGTGGCAGTAGCAGAAAGAACGATGAAATTATTTACATAAGGGAGAAAGGTATTTATAAATATTCTTTAAATATTGAAAGCCAGGAGAATTTTAAAGATATATATAAGAGAGAAATAAAAGAAGAAGAAAAAAGATTACTTTATGTTGCTCTTACAAGGTCTTCTCAGTATCTATTTATTTCTGGGCAAAAAAGTAAAAATTTGTGGGTAAATATGATTGAAAAAACTGAAGAAAAATATAAAGCAGAAGAAATAACAAGAAAGTCAAGAAAAATTGAAAAGGAAAAAATAAAAAAAGAAAAAATTGAAATACCTATAAAATTTACTCCACTAACTTCTTATACAAAACAGATAGAAAGAACAGAAGAAACATCTGATATGATTTTTGGAGAAGTAATTCATAAAGTACTAAGTGAAATATCAAATAATAAAATTCTTTTTTCTGAAAATAATTTTACTGGTAGATGTGAATTTTATTTAAAGAAAAAAATAAACGATTGGGATAAATATAATAAAAAAATAAAAGATATATTTAAAAAAATATGTGATAATGATAAAATAAAAGAAATTATTACTTATAAAAATGGTCTATCAGAAGTTCCTTTCGTTTATAAAGAAAAAAAACAAATTTTTGAAGGCAAAATTGATAAAGTAATTATTGAAAAAAAGAAATGTAAGGTGTATGATTATAAATTAAATATTAAAAATCCAAATAGGTATATGAAACAACTTAATATATATGAAAAAGCAGTTAAAAAGATTTTTAAAGTAGGTAAGGTTGAAAAGTATTTAATATCATTGGAAGAAGGGGAAATTTATAATTGCTCAGAAAGGCACAAATATATAGAGTGA